One window of Leifsonia sp. AK011 genomic DNA carries:
- a CDS encoding acyltransferase produces the protein MKHVPALDGVRGMAILFVLGAHASASRLEFAGPTGVTVFFVLSGYLITSLLLMEDAQTGQIRLLPFYARRALRLYPALLLAVTGAWVLYAATGQAEIENYWLDAVPTLLYLRDFMMAMGSSGFLFDHTWSLAVEEQFYLVWPVALIALIALSARRVPLIASVTIVAGLALAWRVVSMFLYGPERVYFAPDTNAFALLAGCSLATVLYGRLQGRGSTILALASTAALAGIPVLVGFLTSNSWVARNWITLITVCLAIVLLTAAPGTSFLESRILRWFGQISYGLYLWHIVFLNLRIDGEPLRGWQRGAALGAAILVAWLSFRYFERPILRLKSRFSAPRPVSLDEGLGADPKS, from the coding sequence ATGAAGCACGTCCCTGCGCTCGACGGGGTACGAGGAATGGCGATTCTCTTCGTCCTCGGAGCACACGCTTCGGCGTCGAGGTTGGAGTTTGCCGGTCCGACAGGGGTCACGGTCTTCTTCGTCCTCTCCGGGTATCTCATTACGAGTCTGCTTCTCATGGAAGATGCGCAAACCGGCCAGATCCGACTGCTGCCTTTCTACGCCCGACGGGCGCTCCGCCTTTATCCTGCTCTGCTCTTGGCGGTCACGGGAGCTTGGGTCCTTTACGCGGCCACAGGCCAAGCGGAAATCGAGAACTACTGGCTCGACGCCGTTCCGACTCTTCTGTACCTTCGAGATTTTATGATGGCGATGGGGTCCAGCGGATTCCTGTTTGATCACACCTGGTCTCTGGCGGTTGAAGAACAGTTCTACCTAGTTTGGCCGGTGGCACTTATAGCGCTGATCGCGCTTAGCGCCCGACGGGTCCCCCTGATTGCGAGCGTCACCATAGTTGCCGGTTTAGCATTGGCGTGGCGAGTCGTCTCGATGTTTCTCTACGGTCCGGAGCGTGTGTATTTCGCTCCTGATACGAACGCCTTCGCCCTCCTGGCAGGTTGCTCACTCGCAACGGTGTTGTACGGGAGGCTTCAAGGTCGCGGGTCCACCATCCTTGCGCTCGCTTCCACCGCGGCGCTTGCCGGAATACCAGTGCTCGTCGGCTTTCTGACGTCAAACTCTTGGGTAGCACGCAACTGGATTACTCTGATCACGGTTTGTCTTGCAATCGTTCTCTTGACGGCTGCCCCGGGCACGAGTTTTCTTGAATCGAGGATTTTGAGATGGTTCGGCCAGATCTCCTACGGCCTGTACCTATGGCACATCGTGTTTCTGAACCTGAGGATCGACGGGGAGCCGCTGCGAGGGTGGCAACGCGGCGCCGCACTGGGCGCTGCGATCCTCGTGGCTTGGCTGTCGTTCAGGTACTTCGAGCGCCCCATCCTTCGCCTTAAGTCGCGCTTCTCCGCACCTCGGCCAGTCTCCTTGGACGAAGGCTTAGGTGCGGATCCGAAAAGCTAG
- a CDS encoding sugar transferase, giving the protein MTFEPGSTTAREWTRQYAVQLALTDLIVVIAVVLGTQFVWFGIDHPSQAWMIQSWVISGVLVLGWVAVLAMYGTRDSRVIGAGSNEYKRIVDASLLLLAIVGVITFFAQLELSRGYFIFALPVGLLALLLSRLAWRKWLAAQRRRGRYTSRVLLVGSRASVVAIADDLRRQPQAGYLVVGACTPGSEIAGYLPDSDVPVSTNLEQLHKALAATGADTVVVTSSDELPPQRIRELSWSLEPGRQHLVVAPSLTDIGGPRIHMRPVAGLPLIHVETPRYEGLTRFGKRAFDVISSSALIILLSPVLIAITLIVRLSTPGPVLFRQERVGLNGKHFEMLKFRSMVIDAEARLAELQEQQRTEGNSVLFKMKDDPRVTPIGRVLRRYSLDELPQLFNVFGGSMSLVGPRPPLEREVAIYENHVHRRFLVKPGITGLWQVSGRSNLSWEDSVRLDLYYVENWSITGDLLILWRTARAVVARDGAY; this is encoded by the coding sequence GTGACGTTTGAGCCAGGCAGTACTACAGCGCGTGAATGGACGCGTCAGTACGCCGTGCAGCTCGCGCTCACCGATCTCATCGTCGTAATTGCCGTTGTACTCGGGACCCAGTTTGTCTGGTTCGGGATCGATCACCCGAGCCAGGCCTGGATGATCCAATCGTGGGTCATCTCTGGTGTGCTCGTGCTCGGCTGGGTCGCAGTGCTCGCAATGTACGGCACTCGTGACAGTCGCGTCATCGGCGCTGGTTCCAACGAATACAAGCGCATTGTCGATGCCTCGCTACTCCTCCTGGCGATCGTCGGAGTAATCACGTTCTTTGCCCAGCTGGAGCTCTCCCGCGGCTACTTCATCTTCGCGCTGCCCGTGGGCCTCCTGGCGCTCCTGCTATCGCGCCTCGCTTGGCGTAAGTGGCTTGCCGCCCAGCGGCGACGCGGACGCTACACCTCGCGGGTGTTGCTAGTCGGGTCAAGAGCGAGCGTTGTCGCGATCGCCGACGACTTAAGACGCCAGCCGCAGGCTGGCTACCTCGTTGTTGGCGCGTGCACGCCGGGCTCGGAAATTGCCGGCTACCTCCCCGATAGTGACGTCCCTGTATCGACCAACCTCGAGCAACTCCACAAGGCGCTGGCGGCGACGGGTGCGGACACAGTAGTGGTGACGAGCAGTGACGAGTTGCCACCACAGCGCATCCGCGAGCTCAGCTGGTCGCTGGAGCCCGGTCGCCAGCACCTCGTCGTGGCCCCGAGCCTCACCGATATCGGTGGCCCGCGCATCCACATGCGACCAGTTGCCGGACTCCCGCTCATTCACGTCGAGACGCCGCGATACGAAGGGCTTACTCGTTTCGGAAAGCGCGCATTCGACGTGATCTCCTCGAGCGCGCTCATCATCCTGCTATCGCCCGTGCTCATCGCGATCACGCTCATCGTGCGCCTCAGCACTCCGGGACCGGTGTTGTTCCGACAGGAGCGCGTTGGGTTGAACGGAAAGCACTTTGAGATGCTGAAGTTCCGCTCCATGGTCATCGACGCCGAAGCTCGCCTGGCGGAACTCCAAGAACAGCAGCGGACAGAAGGCAACTCCGTGCTCTTCAAAATGAAGGATGACCCGCGCGTAACCCCGATCGGGCGCGTTCTCCGTCGCTACAGCCTCGACGAACTACCTCAACTCTTCAATGTCTTCGGTGGCAGCATGTCGCTAGTGGGTCCGCGCCCGCCGCTCGAGCGCGAGGTTGCGATCTACGAGAACCACGTGCATCGCCGCTTCCTGGTGAAGCCCGGTATCACCGGACTGTGGCAGGTGAGCGGGCGGTCGAACCTCTCGTGGGAGGACAGCGTGCGCCTCGACCTGTACTACGTCGAAAACTGGTCGATTACTGGTGACTTGCTAATTCTGTGGCGCACCGCGAGAGCAGTCGTCGCAAGAGACGGCGCCTACTAG
- a CDS encoding CPBP family intramembrane glutamic endopeptidase, whose amino-acid sequence MGAIVAAVALSLLWVETGRGNVDPTFAALVSYLLFWIPLLSAVLVVRVRRWGGSHPIAWRVSLLDVLLGLGMGFLLRTLAALIEFAIRGTIVAPSFIAPTGASVAIVVSWVVIAVIAPLLIAPIVEELFFRGTLLMALKRPGKGTEASVAAVFLAALMFALPHAIGVNNVRDGLVAFTSATVLGLGAGGLALATGRIGAPIIAHVTFNAGLLLLLVV is encoded by the coding sequence GTGGGAGCGATCGTTGCCGCAGTAGCTCTTTCTCTGCTCTGGGTCGAGACGGGGCGCGGAAACGTCGACCCGACATTCGCGGCACTTGTCAGCTATCTGCTCTTCTGGATCCCGCTCCTCTCGGCCGTTCTCGTCGTTCGCGTTCGACGATGGGGCGGTAGTCATCCCATCGCGTGGCGGGTGAGCCTTCTTGACGTTCTTCTGGGCCTCGGAATGGGATTTCTGCTGCGCACTCTGGCGGCGCTCATCGAGTTCGCGATCCGCGGCACCATCGTCGCGCCGAGCTTCATCGCCCCCACCGGAGCAAGCGTTGCCATCGTGGTGTCTTGGGTCGTGATCGCAGTGATCGCGCCACTCCTGATCGCGCCCATCGTTGAAGAGCTCTTCTTTCGAGGAACACTCCTCATGGCGCTGAAACGGCCGGGCAAAGGTACCGAAGCATCCGTCGCAGCGGTGTTTCTTGCAGCCCTGATGTTCGCGCTGCCCCACGCGATCGGCGTCAACAACGTGCGCGACGGCTTGGTCGCTTTCACGAGTGCCACGGTGTTGGGGCTCGGGGCAGGCGGTCTCGCACTTGCCACGGGACGAATCGGTGCACCGATCATCGCTCACGTCACTTTCAATGCCGGGCTACTTCTCTTGCTGGTGGTGTAG
- a CDS encoding DUF4012 domain-containing protein produces MTDRGPAHQPGLARHTVRRTTGGRRKKRTWPWIIVGVLAVVVAIGGWVGIRGYLAKGELEAAVPLASRIQQQVIDGDTEGAAATLATFQQHSASARSLTSDFVWRATEFVPWAGSNLRVVRELTEVVDDLAQDGVGPLTELAGKLNPGDFRPVDHTIALQPLIDAAPTVRVAANAIERAQVKAHGIRRDDVIGSLRDAADLLQKSIDEVAAAAATLDNSLELLPTMLGAEGPRNYLVLFQNPAELRSGGGVVGALALISASNGRLELVQQTPGANFFKSGATPIEVPEDTRSLYGAIVGEYILDVTLTPHFPLSGSLAREMWADEYGTEVDGVIAVDPIALSYLLEATGPIEIAGGLSLNSDNAAQTLLNDVYWKYPDPVDQDAFFASATSAVFEAVVGGGADPTQMIEAFARGGAERRILMWFPDATQERTLEGTTLAGGLPHSDDETTRLGLYFNDGTGSKMDWYLERTISVGDAVCRNDGRRAVQVDVTLTNTSPADGSLPTHITGGGSFGTTPGNIKTVLALYAPPGSINQGTQERGADGSFTEIGAHQAKDSKYIVSQLSVELAPQESRTVRYTMLLKPSAGDKIVIVPTPGIYLPVTEQHSLTC; encoded by the coding sequence ATGACTGACAGGGGGCCAGCTCATCAACCCGGGCTTGCGCGCCACACCGTGCGGAGGACGACCGGCGGTCGGCGCAAGAAGCGGACGTGGCCCTGGATCATCGTCGGTGTCCTGGCGGTAGTCGTCGCAATCGGTGGGTGGGTTGGCATACGCGGATACCTGGCCAAGGGCGAGCTAGAAGCCGCCGTTCCTCTCGCCAGTCGCATCCAGCAACAGGTCATCGACGGCGACACCGAAGGAGCGGCTGCAACGCTGGCGACCTTCCAGCAGCATTCTGCCTCCGCCCGATCATTGACGAGCGACTTCGTCTGGAGAGCAACGGAATTTGTTCCCTGGGCGGGCTCGAATCTTCGCGTGGTGCGCGAGCTCACTGAGGTGGTCGATGATCTCGCACAGGATGGGGTCGGGCCTCTCACGGAACTCGCCGGAAAGCTCAACCCCGGCGACTTTAGGCCGGTAGATCACACGATCGCTCTCCAGCCCCTGATCGACGCCGCACCCACCGTGCGGGTAGCCGCGAATGCAATTGAGCGCGCGCAGGTTAAAGCTCATGGCATCCGGCGAGACGACGTGATCGGCAGCCTTCGCGATGCCGCCGATCTACTCCAAAAGTCTATTGACGAGGTTGCTGCAGCTGCAGCGACCTTGGATAACTCGCTCGAGCTCCTACCGACGATGCTCGGCGCGGAGGGGCCTCGGAATTACCTAGTGCTCTTTCAGAACCCGGCAGAACTCCGATCAGGCGGAGGCGTAGTTGGTGCGCTAGCTCTGATATCGGCGAGCAATGGGCGCCTCGAACTAGTGCAACAAACGCCAGGCGCGAACTTCTTCAAGTCGGGCGCGACCCCTATTGAAGTGCCCGAGGACACTAGAAGTTTGTACGGAGCAATCGTCGGTGAGTACATTCTCGACGTGACTCTAACGCCGCACTTCCCTTTGTCGGGCTCGCTCGCGCGCGAGATGTGGGCCGACGAGTACGGCACTGAGGTGGACGGTGTAATTGCCGTGGATCCCATCGCTTTGTCCTATTTGCTGGAGGCCACCGGCCCGATCGAGATTGCGGGCGGCCTAAGCCTCAACTCGGATAACGCGGCTCAAACTCTCTTGAATGACGTCTACTGGAAATATCCAGATCCCGTCGACCAAGATGCCTTTTTTGCATCGGCAACCTCAGCCGTTTTCGAAGCGGTGGTCGGGGGTGGAGCAGACCCGACGCAGATGATCGAAGCCTTCGCCCGGGGCGGAGCCGAGCGTCGGATCTTGATGTGGTTCCCCGACGCTACACAGGAGAGAACGCTCGAGGGAACCACGCTAGCGGGAGGGCTTCCCCACAGCGACGACGAAACGACAAGACTCGGCTTGTACTTCAACGACGGCACCGGTTCGAAGATGGACTGGTATCTCGAGCGCACGATCTCGGTGGGAGACGCCGTCTGCCGAAACGATGGGCGACGTGCCGTGCAAGTAGACGTCACCCTGACCAATACAAGCCCAGCGGATGGCTCGCTTCCTACCCACATCACCGGTGGAGGCTCCTTCGGAACAACACCCGGCAATATCAAGACAGTGCTCGCGTTGTACGCACCCCCTGGCTCGATTAATCAGGGCACCCAGGAGAGGGGTGCGGATGGCTCATTCACAGAGATTGGCGCCCACCAGGCGAAGGACAGCAAGTACATCGTGAGTCAGTTGTCCGTCGAGTTGGCGCCCCAAGAGTCACGCACGGTTCGATACACCATGCTGCTCAAGCCGTCCGCGGGGGACAAAATAGTGATCGTTCCTACACCCGGTATTTACCTACCTGTAACAGAGCAACACTCGCTAACTTGCTGA
- a CDS encoding AAA family ATPase, producing MPHRNVDGIAFVPRLPSLLVAREELVARVERESGHPLLIVRGAAGSGKSTLLALWAQQHHRRGVWIALDRSAADRLTFWRQVIDGMLDAELVPTESLLRGIDTSPEVEPRLRALLQRGFSALPEPVTLVLDDFHEAPDAVADDVHWLLRSDAPVRFVLATRRVGALEEPDAMARVDTGVMLPADLALGASEVTALAELFTMPDAAAEITREFAGWALPTRATLLQLRDGTAATVEDAIARVHGVGDTFVVDLLDDSGYAQFLLRISVARRVTRAFAVEVGGTEADDHLARAERDGLGTWSDGAGASEFMLHPYLRARLEEQLLARRPGEVAEVRRAYARELEQRRDLMEMARQYAAINDGEALTRHLRRYYAELIFPPGVFAGILATVDEGELRRHPELLAIQFLDSYARGRVGLPALARMVSLATAVTFARLGRGKPIDRVSLLLVLLAAQRVSGHFDQALKTADKLVTAFGLLSDDDRDALRGLLPRAWVQVATTYIYNEQPRRAEEALAAALDFGHDRITPRARLHAESLQDLIIAMRGDITTLAPRLDAAAERERPAEWRGSFSAAGYHLAEAYRALEGFDGAAAREQLDLLAEHEATIEHWPLIARVRALAALVEGRPYVGLQALAENIDAHADRPPTSSSMMALLTTSRAELLLADRQPHRAAEVLAPLRRVAAAQIVRARVELALGNTDHALGLAAPLAWSSENLPRAKAEALLVVAVASHRLGQATDAKAAVERAMALMTRYGLRRPWLAVPRHDVVAVLEASGIPHQELLDGVPDPSPAPTRDWSLTATELRVLALLQTTGRIDELAAELGVSANTVKSHLRQIYRKLEVGSRSEALGVAGLHGLLTEPDDRVSRTRAG from the coding sequence GTGCCACACCGCAACGTTGACGGCATCGCGTTCGTGCCCCGATTGCCCTCGCTGCTCGTCGCTCGCGAAGAGCTCGTGGCACGCGTGGAGCGCGAGTCCGGGCATCCGCTGCTCATCGTTCGCGGCGCCGCCGGCAGCGGCAAGTCGACCCTGTTAGCTCTCTGGGCGCAGCAGCACCATCGACGCGGCGTGTGGATCGCGCTCGATCGATCGGCGGCCGATCGACTGACCTTCTGGCGGCAGGTCATCGACGGGATGCTTGACGCCGAACTGGTGCCCACTGAGTCCCTCCTGCGGGGCATCGACACATCACCCGAGGTCGAGCCGCGGCTTCGGGCGCTGCTGCAGCGGGGGTTCTCTGCCCTACCCGAGCCCGTCACCCTCGTGCTCGACGACTTTCACGAGGCACCGGATGCCGTGGCCGACGACGTGCACTGGCTGCTGCGCAGTGACGCACCCGTGCGGTTCGTGCTCGCCACGCGCAGGGTGGGCGCCCTCGAAGAGCCGGACGCCATGGCCAGGGTCGATACCGGCGTGATGCTGCCCGCCGATCTCGCCCTCGGCGCAAGCGAAGTCACCGCCCTCGCCGAGCTCTTCACGATGCCGGATGCCGCTGCCGAGATCACCCGCGAGTTCGCTGGCTGGGCGCTCCCCACCCGGGCGACCCTTCTCCAACTGCGGGACGGAACAGCAGCCACCGTCGAGGACGCGATCGCCCGTGTGCACGGGGTGGGCGATACCTTCGTCGTCGACCTTCTCGACGACTCCGGGTACGCGCAGTTCCTGCTGCGCATCTCCGTGGCGCGTCGAGTGACGAGGGCTTTCGCCGTCGAGGTCGGAGGCACCGAGGCCGATGACCACCTCGCCCGCGCCGAACGCGACGGACTCGGAACCTGGTCGGATGGCGCGGGTGCCTCCGAATTCATGCTGCACCCCTACCTTCGCGCCCGCCTGGAGGAGCAGCTTCTCGCGCGCCGACCGGGCGAGGTCGCCGAGGTGCGACGGGCGTACGCGCGGGAGCTCGAGCAGCGACGGGACCTCATGGAGATGGCTAGGCAGTACGCCGCCATCAACGATGGGGAGGCGCTCACTCGCCACCTGCGCCGCTACTACGCCGAACTGATCTTTCCGCCCGGGGTGTTCGCCGGGATACTCGCGACCGTCGACGAGGGCGAGCTGAGGCGGCATCCCGAACTGCTCGCGATCCAGTTCCTCGATTCGTACGCCCGCGGACGCGTGGGTCTGCCGGCGCTCGCTCGCATGGTGAGCCTCGCCACCGCGGTGACCTTCGCGCGCCTCGGCCGCGGCAAACCCATCGATCGGGTCAGCCTGCTGCTTGTGCTGCTCGCCGCCCAGCGCGTGAGCGGGCACTTCGACCAGGCGCTCAAGACCGCCGACAAACTCGTGACCGCGTTCGGGCTCCTCAGCGACGACGACAGGGACGCCCTGCGGGGGCTGCTCCCCCGCGCCTGGGTGCAGGTGGCCACGACCTACATCTACAACGAGCAGCCCCGCCGCGCAGAGGAGGCGTTGGCGGCAGCCCTGGACTTCGGGCATGACCGCATCACCCCACGCGCACGGCTGCACGCCGAGAGCCTGCAGGATCTCATCATCGCCATGCGCGGCGACATCACGACGCTCGCGCCCCGGCTCGACGCGGCCGCCGAGCGCGAACGACCGGCGGAGTGGCGAGGCTCGTTCTCGGCTGCCGGCTACCACCTCGCCGAGGCGTATCGGGCGCTCGAGGGCTTCGACGGTGCTGCTGCCCGGGAGCAGCTCGACCTCCTCGCCGAACACGAGGCGACCATCGAGCACTGGCCGCTCATCGCGCGCGTGCGTGCCCTCGCGGCACTCGTCGAGGGTCGCCCCTACGTCGGACTCCAGGCGCTCGCGGAGAACATCGATGCCCACGCCGACCGACCGCCCACGAGCTCCTCGATGATGGCGCTGCTCACCACCTCCCGCGCCGAGCTGCTCCTCGCGGACCGCCAGCCCCACCGGGCAGCGGAGGTACTCGCGCCGCTGCGTCGAGTTGCGGCAGCCCAGATCGTGCGAGCGCGCGTGGAGCTTGCGCTCGGCAACACCGACCACGCGCTCGGTCTCGCGGCGCCGCTCGCCTGGTCGAGCGAGAACCTGCCGCGCGCCAAGGCTGAGGCCCTGCTTGTTGTTGCCGTGGCATCCCACCGCCTCGGGCAGGCGACGGATGCCAAGGCCGCCGTCGAACGCGCGATGGCACTCATGACCCGCTACGGCCTTCGGCGGCCCTGGCTCGCGGTGCCGCGGCACGACGTCGTCGCGGTGCTGGAGGCCTCGGGCATCCCTCACCAGGAGCTGCTCGACGGGGTGCCAGACCCCTCCCCCGCCCCGACCAGGGACTGGTCGCTAACAGCGACCGAACTGCGCGTGCTCGCTCTGCTGCAGACGACCGGCCGCATCGACGAGCTCGCTGCGGAACTGGGTGTGTCGGCCAATACCGTCAAGAGCCACCTGCGGCAGATCTACCGCAAGCTCGAGGTCGGGTCGCGGTCGGAGGCGCTCGGGGTTGCTGGCCTACACGGGCTGCTCACCGAGCCCGACGATCGGGTCTCGCGCACGCGCGCAGGCTAG
- a CDS encoding MFS transporter, producing MNHSPAPTRGWGLLVGLALVTVALFAAYNGVLSVLLPLQVAGIAPDDKVASLALITSVSFAATALAQPLFGALSDRTRSRWGRRIPWMVAGAVVGSAALVAMGGVQSIALLVVLWAVAQFALNGTDIASSVYLVDAFPSERRGRVAGVFGISAIAGGAVGAVVAGMLGSSIAQGYVLFAAAVLLGVALFVVVFRERQPVAQEAPEPFALGAFLRAFWVSPRRHPDFAWVLVWRVLFTVGYGVVQSFLLYLLTDHVGVTAEAAPGLIGLVTVVGGVGVVLAVVIGGWASDILGRRKPFLIAACALVAVVDVVVFAAPTVGGIFALGAALGVGFGLAVACGTALASDVLPDPTRGAARGLGVFNLGTNVGQAVAPLLAAVVISSLGGYASLFVASALIMVVATGTVFAIRGQR from the coding sequence CTGAACCACTCCCCGGCACCCACGCGCGGGTGGGGCCTGCTCGTAGGCCTCGCCCTCGTCACGGTCGCGCTCTTCGCCGCGTACAACGGCGTGCTGTCGGTGCTGTTGCCCCTGCAGGTGGCGGGTATCGCACCGGACGACAAGGTCGCGTCGCTGGCGCTGATCACGTCGGTCTCGTTCGCGGCGACGGCGCTCGCACAGCCCCTGTTCGGTGCGTTGAGTGATCGCACGCGGTCGCGGTGGGGGCGTCGCATCCCGTGGATGGTGGCGGGGGCGGTCGTCGGTTCTGCCGCGCTTGTCGCGATGGGCGGAGTGCAGTCGATCGCGCTGCTTGTCGTGCTGTGGGCGGTGGCGCAGTTCGCCCTCAACGGCACCGATATCGCCTCCTCGGTCTACCTCGTGGATGCGTTCCCCTCGGAGAGGCGCGGCAGGGTGGCCGGCGTCTTCGGTATCTCCGCGATCGCGGGTGGTGCGGTCGGTGCTGTGGTGGCCGGGATGCTCGGCTCCTCGATTGCGCAGGGCTACGTGCTGTTCGCCGCAGCCGTGCTGCTGGGTGTCGCGCTGTTCGTGGTGGTGTTCCGCGAGAGGCAGCCTGTCGCGCAGGAGGCACCGGAGCCGTTCGCGTTGGGGGCGTTTCTTCGCGCCTTCTGGGTCAGTCCGCGGCGGCATCCCGACTTCGCGTGGGTACTCGTGTGGCGGGTGCTCTTCACGGTCGGGTACGGGGTGGTGCAGAGCTTCCTGCTCTACCTGCTCACCGACCACGTCGGGGTGACGGCGGAGGCCGCTCCCGGCCTCATCGGGCTCGTGACGGTGGTCGGCGGGGTGGGCGTGGTGCTTGCCGTGGTGATCGGCGGGTGGGCCAGTGACATCCTGGGTCGGCGCAAGCCGTTCCTCATCGCGGCGTGCGCCCTCGTGGCGGTCGTCGATGTTGTGGTGTTCGCGGCGCCGACGGTGGGTGGCATCTTCGCCCTGGGGGCCGCGCTCGGTGTCGGCTTCGGCCTCGCTGTGGCGTGCGGAACTGCGCTGGCGAGCGACGTGCTGCCCGACCCCACCCGGGGTGCCGCGAGGGGTCTCGGCGTCTTCAACCTGGGCACCAATGTCGGCCAGGCGGTGGCGCCACTGCTCGCCGCCGTGGTGATCTCGAGCCTCGGCGGCTACGCGTCGCTCTTCGTCGCGAGTGCGCTCATCATGGTTGTGGCGACGGGCACCGTGTTCGCGATCCGCGGGCAGCGCTAG
- a CDS encoding aspartate-semialdehyde dehydrogenase → MTSQQGIRIGVVGATGQVGAVVRQLLEERDFPVAEIRYFASARSAGTTLPWKGEQIVVEDAATADPTGLDVAIFSAGATTSKAQAPRFAEAGVLVIDNSSGWRMDPDVPLVVSEVNPHAIKQATKGIIANPNCTTMAAMPILKVLDGEAGLERLIVNTYQAVSGAGLKGGEELLAQVKAAVEQDAIELVHDGSSVDFPAPAAFPKTIAFDVIPQAGSFVDDGLFETDEEKKLRNESRKILELPELLVSGLCVRVPVFTGHSLAINAEFANPLTVERAKELLKDAPGVVLTDVPTPLEAAGKNPSFVGRLRQDEGVPNNRGLAMFISNDNLRKGAALNAVQIAELVAADLTVNA, encoded by the coding sequence ATGACTTCACAGCAGGGCATCCGTATCGGCGTCGTGGGCGCTACTGGCCAGGTGGGCGCCGTCGTGCGTCAGCTTCTCGAGGAGCGCGACTTCCCGGTCGCCGAGATCCGCTACTTCGCGTCCGCGCGCAGCGCCGGCACCACGCTCCCGTGGAAGGGCGAGCAGATCGTCGTCGAGGATGCCGCTACCGCCGACCCGACCGGGCTCGATGTCGCCATCTTCTCCGCCGGCGCTACCACGAGCAAGGCCCAGGCCCCCCGTTTCGCGGAGGCCGGCGTGCTGGTCATCGACAACTCGTCGGGCTGGCGCATGGACCCGGACGTTCCCCTGGTGGTCAGCGAGGTCAACCCGCACGCCATCAAGCAGGCGACCAAGGGCATCATCGCCAACCCCAACTGCACCACGATGGCGGCCATGCCGATCCTCAAGGTGCTCGATGGTGAGGCCGGCCTCGAGCGCCTCATCGTCAACACCTACCAGGCGGTCTCCGGTGCCGGCCTCAAGGGCGGCGAGGAGCTTCTCGCCCAGGTGAAGGCGGCCGTCGAACAGGATGCCATCGAGCTCGTGCACGACGGATCATCCGTCGACTTCCCGGCCCCTGCCGCATTCCCGAAGACGATCGCGTTCGATGTGATCCCGCAGGCTGGCAGCTTCGTCGACGATGGCCTCTTCGAGACCGACGAGGAGAAGAAGCTCCGCAACGAGTCCCGCAAGATCCTCGAGCTGCCCGAGCTGCTCGTGAGCGGGCTGTGCGTGCGTGTGCCCGTGTTCACCGGTCACTCGCTGGCGATCAACGCCGAGTTCGCGAACCCGCTGACGGTCGAGCGCGCCAAGGAGCTGCTGAAGGATGCCCCGGGCGTCGTGCTCACGGACGTCCCGACGCCTCTCGAGGCCGCCGGCAAGAACCCGAGCTTCGTGGGTCGCCTGCGTCAGGATGAGGGTGTTCCGAACAACCGTGGGCTCGCCATGTTCATCAGCAACGACAACCTCCGCAAGGGCGCAGCGCTCAACGCGGTGCAGATTGCCGAGCTGGTTGCGGCCGACCTCACGGTCAACGCCTGA
- a CDS encoding TetR/AcrR family transcriptional regulator: MPRVGLTRDRVVEEAAAMVAELGLAQLTLAGLAGRLGVKQPSLYKHIASIAELRRGVAILALDDLGGTLLRAAAGRSGADAVVGMSRAYRDWALENPALYEASQLMPTAGDDEHEAATLAVVETVANVLAAYGLDGDDSVDAIRAFRSMLHGFVTFEAMGSFAMSADVNRSFERMVHGFTIALAQWKTPS, translated from the coding sequence GTGCCTAGGGTCGGGCTCACGCGCGACCGCGTGGTCGAGGAGGCGGCGGCGATGGTCGCCGAGCTCGGCCTCGCGCAGCTCACGCTCGCGGGCCTCGCGGGCCGCCTGGGCGTGAAGCAGCCGTCGCTGTACAAGCACATCGCCTCGATCGCCGAGCTGCGTCGCGGGGTCGCGATCCTCGCGCTCGATGACCTCGGCGGCACCCTGCTGCGCGCCGCGGCTGGCCGGTCGGGCGCCGATGCGGTGGTCGGGATGTCACGTGCCTACCGCGACTGGGCGCTCGAGAACCCCGCGCTCTACGAGGCATCCCAGCTCATGCCGACCGCGGGCGACGACGAGCACGAGGCAGCCACACTCGCCGTCGTGGAGACCGTCGCGAACGTGCTCGCTGCCTACGGTCTCGACGGCGACGACTCGGTCGATGCGATCCGCGCGTTCCGCTCGATGCTGCACGGCTTCGTCACCTTCGAGGCGATGGGCTCCTTCGCGATGAGCGCCGACGTCAACCGCAGCTTCGAGCGCATGGTGCACGGTTTCACGATCGCCCTCGCCCAGTGGAAGACGCCCTCGTAG